A single genomic interval of Picosynechococcus sp. PCC 7003 harbors:
- a CDS encoding GDSL-type esterase/lipase family protein, giving the protein MSEPLFLVANLLCRTPTAINSIAAIAPQTCVQRASNPTGTNLWATATPQYLSSPRFRSGAQLYTFRINALLRGQIQTALKEGASTRLWTNGALQPTYQQWQQLLSQEVNLAAKYQGRQSLSVLLGDSLSLWFPNDLLPASKIWLNQGISGENTSQILARLGTLNGLQPDTIYLMAGVNDLKQGVSEMTLLNNLRAIIHQLRCQHPETVIIVQSLLPTNHHYLRKDRAIRINQQLQAIATQEGVNYLNLYPLFTDANGGLRLELTTDGLHLSDAGYVQWQGALQRLEDCLTQ; this is encoded by the coding sequence ATGTCAGAACCGTTATTTTTAGTTGCAAATTTATTATGTCGGACACCGACTGCGATTAATTCGATCGCGGCGATCGCCCCCCAAACTTGTGTCCAAAGGGCAAGCAATCCAACGGGCACCAACCTTTGGGCAACGGCAACACCGCAATATTTATCTAGCCCCCGCTTTCGTTCTGGGGCGCAACTCTACACTTTTCGCATTAATGCTTTATTACGGGGACAAATCCAAACCGCCCTCAAGGAAGGAGCAAGTACCCGGCTATGGACGAACGGCGCCCTTCAACCCACCTATCAGCAATGGCAACAACTCTTAAGCCAAGAAGTAAACTTAGCGGCGAAATATCAAGGGCGACAGTCTCTCAGCGTTTTGTTAGGAGATTCCCTGAGCCTCTGGTTTCCCAATGACCTCTTACCCGCCTCTAAAATTTGGCTGAACCAAGGGATTTCGGGGGAAAATACGAGTCAAATTCTGGCGCGTCTCGGCACGCTTAATGGTCTTCAACCAGACACAATTTATCTAATGGCCGGGGTCAATGACCTCAAGCAGGGGGTTTCTGAAATGACATTACTGAATAATCTGCGGGCAATCATTCATCAATTACGCTGCCAGCATCCTGAAACGGTGATCATCGTGCAGTCTCTTTTACCGACCAATCACCACTATTTGCGTAAAGACCGAGCTATCCGCATTAATCAACAGCTTCAGGCGATCGCCACCCAAGAAGGTGTCAATTATCTCAATCTTTATCCTTTATTTACCGATGCTAACGGCGGCCTCCGGTTAGAGTTAACCACCGATGGCCTTCACTTGAGCGATGCTGGCTATGTCCAATGGCAGGGAGCCTTACAGCGCCTAGAAGATTGTCTAACCCAATGA
- a CDS encoding cation:proton antiporter yields the protein MPYFQSFLLNAPPASEAAEPSMILAAVLLSLVVIYFASKVGGELCSRINLPPVLGELVGGVLVGVSALSLLVFPEGGIEASQSLLMQFLQNTAGLSPEAAPAVFASQSEVISVLAELGVIILLFEIGLESDLQELIKVGPQAAIVAVVGVVAPFAAGTAGLVFLFHLSTVPAIFAGAALTATSIGITAKVLAELGQLTTKEGQIIIGAAVLDDVLGIIVLAVVASLAKTGEVQVVSTIWLIVSAGAFLIGAIIVGRLLSPLFVSLVDGMKTRGQLLTVSVVFAFVLSYIATVIQLEAILGAFAAGLILAETDKRGELEEQVLPVADLFVPIFFVCVGAKTDLSVLNPAVPANREGLIIAAFLIVVAIIGKVITGFTVFGQDQLNKLAIGVGMIPRGEVGLVFAGVGSASGALSESTEAAIIMMVILTTFIAPPFLRLVFKEPQAAIATGETPEKLQ from the coding sequence ATGCCGTATTTTCAATCGTTCCTTCTCAATGCGCCCCCCGCCAGTGAAGCAGCGGAACCATCTATGATTCTGGCTGCGGTACTACTGAGCCTTGTGGTCATTTATTTTGCGAGTAAGGTGGGCGGAGAGCTTTGTTCCCGCATCAATCTCCCCCCGGTGCTGGGCGAATTAGTCGGTGGAGTATTGGTGGGCGTATCTGCCCTGAGCCTACTGGTCTTTCCGGAAGGGGGCATCGAAGCATCCCAATCGCTACTGATGCAATTTCTCCAAAATACAGCTGGTTTAAGTCCAGAGGCGGCTCCGGCGGTGTTTGCTAGTCAAAGCGAAGTAATTTCTGTTCTAGCGGAACTAGGGGTCATTATTCTGCTGTTTGAAATTGGTCTCGAATCGGATCTGCAAGAACTGATTAAAGTTGGCCCCCAAGCGGCCATCGTCGCCGTGGTGGGGGTAGTGGCACCTTTTGCTGCCGGAACAGCGGGTTTAGTCTTTTTATTTCACCTAAGTACGGTGCCGGCGATTTTTGCGGGGGCAGCCCTCACGGCAACCAGCATCGGGATTACCGCTAAGGTACTGGCTGAATTGGGACAACTGACCACCAAGGAAGGACAAATTATTATTGGGGCGGCTGTGCTCGATGATGTCCTCGGCATTATTGTCCTCGCTGTGGTTGCAAGTTTGGCAAAAACCGGGGAAGTTCAGGTTGTTAGTACTATCTGGCTCATTGTTAGCGCTGGGGCGTTTCTCATTGGTGCGATTATTGTCGGTCGCCTCCTGAGTCCTTTGTTTGTCAGTTTGGTGGATGGCATGAAAACCAGAGGCCAATTGTTAACCGTATCCGTCGTTTTTGCCTTTGTGCTGTCCTACATTGCGACGGTGATCCAACTGGAGGCGATTCTTGGGGCCTTTGCGGCTGGACTGATCTTGGCGGAAACGGATAAACGGGGCGAACTAGAAGAACAGGTACTGCCGGTGGCGGATTTGTTTGTGCCGATCTTTTTTGTGTGCGTCGGGGCAAAAACAGACCTCAGTGTCCTCAACCCGGCGGTTCCGGCCAACCGTGAAGGATTAATTATTGCGGCCTTTTTGATCGTGGTGGCAATTATCGGGAAAGTTATTACGGGCTTTACAGTCTTTGGCCAAGATCAGTTAAATAAGTTGGCAATTGGGGTAGGCATGATTCCCCGGGGCGAAGTGGGCCTTGTGTTTGCGGGGGTCGGTTCGGCCAGTGGTGCCCTCTCAGAATCGACGGAAGCGGCAATCATTATGATGGTCATCTTGACGACGTTTATTGCGCCGCCATTTCTGCGTCTGGTCTTTAAAGAACCCCAGGCGGCGATCGCCACTGGAGAGACGCCGGAGAAGCTACAATAA